In a genomic window of Gammaproteobacteria bacterium:
- a CDS encoding ABC transporter ATP-binding protein, which translates to MSTSAIRTRELTRTYRMGTDTVVALCDVSLAVRPNEYLAVTGPSGSGKSTLMNLLGCLETPTAGDYWLNGVHVSRMSGRELARVRNRQVGFVFQTFNLLERCSAVQNVEAPLIYARMRRRERLKRATEALERVGLADRLAHRPSQLSGGQRQRVAIARALVTRPSILLADEPTGNLDSATGAEVLTLFDSLHSDGHTLIVVTHDAGIAARAQRRIEMLDGRITADTGTGAEARA; encoded by the coding sequence ATGAGTACTTCGGCGATACGTACGCGCGAGTTGACGCGGACCTACCGGATGGGGACCGATACGGTGGTGGCGCTGTGCGATGTCAGCCTGGCGGTGCGGCCGAACGAGTACCTGGCCGTCACGGGCCCGTCCGGATCGGGAAAATCGACGCTGATGAACCTGCTCGGCTGCCTGGAGACGCCCACCGCGGGAGACTATTGGCTGAACGGCGTGCACGTGTCGCGCATGAGCGGCCGGGAGCTGGCCAGGGTGCGCAACCGGCAGGTGGGTTTCGTGTTTCAGACCTTCAATCTGCTGGAGCGCTGCAGCGCCGTGCAGAACGTGGAGGCGCCCCTGATCTATGCCCGGATGCGCCGCCGCGAACGCCTGAAGCGGGCGACCGAGGCCCTGGAACGGGTCGGGCTGGCCGACCGCCTTGCGCACCGGCCCAGCCAGCTCTCGGGGGGACAGCGGCAACGAGTGGCGATTGCGCGCGCGCTGGTTACGCGCCCGAGCATCTTGCTGGCGGACGAACCCACGGGTAATCTGGACTCCGCGACCGGAGCGGAAGTCCTGACATTGTTCGATTCCCTGCACAGTGACGGCCACACGCTGATCGTGGTTACCCACGACGCCGGCATCGCCGCGCGCGCACAGCGCAGGATCGAGATGTTGGACGGCAGGATCACGGCCGACACCGGCACAGGAGCGGAAGCCCGTGCGTGA
- a CDS encoding efflux RND transporter periplasmic adaptor subunit — translation MRDSPFTWSVGGRTAAAEPHGRVHASPRKGGIKHGRGTTRTLWRGGAAFGLMLVMAGCAEEPAPEPQAYDQAPVELRDIRVFVEAAGAVEPLRTVELKSKASGEILAINAENGDPVERSALLVRIDKRIPTNNLAQAEAALKAAESRQSIAKLQMERAERLVADNTITDSEFEETALALSEAEAQLVRARVDVENAHIALDDTDVLAPIDGTIIERNVEPGQVISSPTQDVGGGTLLLRMADLGRVLVRTRVDETDIGKINAGMQAQVRVAAYPAREFTGYVEKIEPLAVVEQNVTMFSVLILLDNPDSLLLPGMNAEVQIKIAEELEAPAVPMAALRTIDDIEATAHMLNWPYSNLHDAVMKEREETGDGGQADPAASSGFDSGDFARQQNRTGQRPQLSPEQRQAMRRAMGDAMRNQPRRVGRPWTGGARPGGGPGRRFLQQGPDYDFRAEYWVLVMRDDGPAPSWVRTGLSDFEYSVVLGGLEENDEVLLLPSAGLYESQSNLRNWMRRRSGGLPGIG, via the coding sequence GTGCGTGATTCCCCCTTTACGTGGAGCGTCGGCGGCAGGACAGCCGCCGCCGAGCCCCATGGACGGGTTCATGCGTCTCCACGCAAAGGGGGAATCAAGCACGGGCGAGGGACCACGAGAACGCTGTGGCGCGGCGGCGCGGCTTTCGGACTGATGCTGGTCATGGCCGGCTGCGCCGAGGAACCGGCGCCCGAACCGCAGGCCTACGACCAGGCGCCCGTGGAGCTTCGCGACATCCGCGTGTTCGTGGAGGCCGCCGGCGCTGTCGAACCGCTGCGCACCGTCGAACTGAAATCCAAGGCTTCCGGCGAGATACTCGCAATCAACGCCGAGAACGGCGACCCGGTTGAGCGTTCGGCCCTGCTGGTGCGGATCGACAAGCGCATCCCCACCAACAACCTGGCCCAGGCCGAGGCGGCGCTGAAAGCCGCCGAGTCGCGCCAGTCCATCGCCAAGTTGCAGATGGAGCGGGCGGAGAGGCTGGTGGCCGACAACACCATCACCGACAGCGAGTTCGAAGAGACGGCGCTGGCGCTCTCGGAAGCCGAGGCGCAACTGGTTCGCGCCCGCGTGGACGTGGAAAACGCCCACATCGCGCTGGACGACACCGACGTGCTGGCGCCGATCGACGGAACCATCATCGAGCGCAATGTCGAGCCCGGACAGGTCATTTCATCGCCCACCCAGGATGTGGGGGGCGGCACATTGCTGTTGCGCATGGCCGATCTGGGCCGGGTCCTGGTGCGCACCCGCGTGGACGAGACCGACATCGGCAAGATCAATGCCGGAATGCAGGCGCAGGTCAGGGTGGCGGCCTATCCCGCCCGCGAATTCACCGGTTATGTGGAGAAGATCGAGCCGCTGGCCGTAGTCGAACAGAACGTCACGATGTTCTCGGTCCTGATCCTGCTCGACAACCCCGACTCGCTGCTGCTGCCGGGCATGAACGCCGAGGTTCAGATCAAGATCGCCGAGGAACTCGAAGCGCCCGCCGTGCCGATGGCGGCGCTGCGCACGATCGACGACATCGAGGCGACGGCGCACATGCTGAACTGGCCTTACAGCAATCTTCACGACGCGGTCATGAAGGAGCGGGAAGAGACCGGCGACGGCGGGCAGGCGGATCCGGCGGCATCCTCTGGATTCGATTCCGGGGATTTCGCCCGCCAGCAGAATCGCACCGGGCAGCGCCCGCAGCTCAGCCCCGAACAGCGCCAGGCCATGCGCAGGGCCATGGGCGACGCGATGCGCAATCAGCCGCGGCGCGTGGGACGGCCCTGGACCGGCGGCGCGAGACCGGGCGGCGGTCCCGGGCGCCGCTTCCTGCAGCAGGGGCCGGATTACGACTTCAGGGCGGAATACTGGGTGCTGGTCATGCGCGACGACGGTCCGGCGCCGTCCTGGGTTCGCACGGGCTTGAGCGACTTCGAGTACTCGGTCGTGCTAGGGGGACTCGAGGAGAACGACGAGGTCCTTCTGCTGCCCA